The following are encoded together in the Buteo buteo chromosome 2, bButBut1.hap1.1, whole genome shotgun sequence genome:
- the RBPJL gene encoding recombining binding protein suppressor of hairless-like protein, which yields MDSYGSTGYNSKDSQTSTLAINHRSSMTQPREAKAEVWEEAKLLPPLCKGPQLTPTDFHDGHQRDQVPFIHSHPASRMDSAAPCTTAKAVLTERGGKPQQSTYHHHIVYLLSSTYLGRLHPPSKEKPPPEAANPRGGARRCAQAPRLSPRRAGAGAGAGLTLTPAPLLSLPAGAAAPAEPLTHPCRPRSRSPPRYWVRSNPYQTNPLRDGVRRYLQLPADQTVLILHAKVAQKSYGNEKRFFCPPPCVYLSGPGWKLKQEQIKDRDLGETGFRVCGYMGLDSMGSSLMETQKLSFEEQPDAKGFSCAKALYISDADKRKHFRLVLKLFFSNGQEIGTFHSKLIKVISKPSQKKQSLKNTDLCISSGSKVSLFNRLRSQTVSTRYLSVEGGAFIASARQWAAFTLHLADEHCTRSEFPLREGYIRYGSVVQLVCTATGITLPPLIIRKVTKQYAMLDVDEPISQLHKCAFQFQGSDRMYLCLSTEKVIQFQASPCPKEANRELLNDGSCWTIIGTETVEYTFSESLACVREPVSPVPLITALQLTGGGDVAMLEVQGEHFHAHLKVWFGDVEAETMYRSPKSLVCVVPDVSAFGSDWRWLRYPITVPLLLIRDDGLIYSSSFTFTYTPEQSFIPGQQVLSDVPQDSDRLLDSIHQEFTRTNFHLFMQS from the exons ATGGACTCCTACGGGTCCACAGGCTACAACTCAAAAGACTCCCAAACTTCTACATTGGCAATCAACCACCGAAGCAGCATGACACAGCCCAGAGAGGCGAAGGCTGAAGTCTGGGAAGAAGCTAAGTTACTGCCACCTCTCTGTAAGGGACCACAGCTGACCCCTACAGATTTCCATGATGGGCACCAGAGAGACCAG GTCCCATTTATTCACTCACA ccctgcctcccGGATGGATTCGGCAGCTCCCTGCACCACAGCAAAGGCCGTCCTCACAGAACGAGGGGGAAAACCCCAGCAGAGCACGTACCACCACCACATCGTCTATCTGCTCAGCTCCACTTATCTCGGACGGCTGCAT cccccctcCAAGGAAAAGCCCCCCCCGGAGGCTGCCAACCCCCGCGGCGGTGCTCGGCGCTGCGCACAAGCCCCGCGGCTCagcccccgccgggccggggccggggccggggccgggctcaCCCTCACCCccgctcctctcctctcccttcccgcAGGGGCGGCGGCGCCCGCGGAGCCCCTCACTCACCCGTGCCGGCCGCGgagccgctccccgccgcgctaCTGGGTCAG ATCCAACCCATACCAAACCAACCCACTTCGAGACGGTGTGCGGAGGTACCTGCAGCTGCCGGCAGACCAGACGGTACTGATACTGCATGCCAAAGTCGCACAGAAGTCATATGGCAACGAAAAAAG GTTTTTCTGCCCCCCACCTTGCGTTTACCTGAGCGGGCCAGGATGGAAGTTAAAACAGGAGCAGATAAAAG ACAGAGACCTGGGAGAGACGGGTTTTCGGGTGTGCGGGTACATGGGGCTGGACAGCATGGGCAGCAGCCTGATGGAGACCCAGAAACTCAGCTTCGAGGAGCAGCCAGACGCAAAG GGCTTCAGCTGTGCCAAGGCACTGTACATCTCGGACGCAGACAAGCGCAAGCATTTCcgactggtcctgaagctcttctTCAGCAACGGGCAGGAGATTGGCACCTTCCACAGCAAGCTGATCAAGGTCATCTCCAAGCCCTCGCAGAAGAAGCAGTCGCTGAAGAACACGGACC TCTGCATCTCCTCAGGCTCCAAAGTCTCCCTCTTCAACCGCCTGCGCTCCCAGACCGTCAGCACCCGCTACCTCTCTGTCGAGGGGGGAGCCTTCATCGCCAGCGCCAGGCAGTGGGCAGCCTTCACCCTCCACCTGG CCGATGAGCACTGCACCCGGAGCGAGTTCCCCCTGCGGGAAGGGTATATCCGCTACGGCTCCGTGGTCCAGCTGGTCTGCACGGCCACCGGCATCACCCTGCCTCCCCTG atCATCCGGAAGGTGACAAAGCAGTATGCCATGCTGGACGTGGACGAGCCCATCTCCCAGCTCCACAAATGCGCCTTCCAGTTCCAGGGCAGCGACCGCATGTACCTGTGTCTCTCCACGGAGAAAGTGATCCAGTTCCAG GCATCTCCCTGCCCGAAGGAAGCCAACCGGGAGCTGCTGAACGACGGCTCCTGCTGGACCATCATCGGCACCGAAACGGTGGAGTACACCTTCAGCGAGAGCCTGGCCTGCGTCCGCGAGCCTGTCAGCCCCGTGCCGCTCATCACTGCCCTGCAG CTCACGGGTGGCGGGGAtgtggccatgctggaggtgcaGGGGGAGCATTTCCACGCGCACCTCAAGGTCTGGTTCGGAGACGTGGAAGCAGAGACGATGTACAG GAGCCCCAAGTCCCTTGTTTGCGTCGTCCCTGATGTCTCTGCCTTTGGCAGTGACTGGAGGTGGCTGCGATACCCCATCACAGTCCCACTCCTGCTGATCAGGGATGATGGCCTCATCTACTCCAGCTCGTTCACGTTCACCTACACCCCGGAGCAGAGCTTCATCCCAGGGCAGCAGGTCCTCTCAGATGTCCCCCAGGACTCGGACAGATTACTTGACAGCATCCATCAGGAGTTCACCAGGACCAACTTCCACCTCTTCATGCAGAGCTAG